The following are from one region of the Mesorhizobium sp. B4-1-4 genome:
- a CDS encoding SDR family NAD(P)-dependent oxidoreductase: MTSKVAVIAGAGSGLSASLARLFAKEGFHVVLAARNVEKLEALQAQTGAQAVATDVSDPASVARLFDVADKAGPLSLVVFNASGRARGPIAELDPETVRQALLVGAYGGFLVGQQATHRLLAQGAGSIFFTGATASVKGFAGSAGFAMPKFGLRGLAQSMARELAPKNIHVAHFIIDGAIGSAASGQDSEPQDRRLSPDAIAQAYLSIHRQHRSAWTWEMELRPWVETF, from the coding sequence ATGACATCCAAAGTCGCCGTCATCGCCGGTGCAGGCTCCGGCTTGAGCGCCTCGCTCGCGCGTCTTTTCGCGAAGGAGGGGTTCCATGTGGTCCTGGCTGCCCGCAACGTTGAAAAGCTGGAAGCCTTGCAGGCGCAGACAGGCGCGCAGGCTGTGGCAACGGATGTCTCCGACCCTGCGTCGGTGGCGCGTCTGTTCGATGTCGCCGACAAGGCCGGTCCGCTCTCGCTGGTGGTCTTCAACGCCAGCGGACGCGCCCGTGGACCGATCGCCGAGCTCGATCCCGAGACCGTCCGGCAGGCTTTGCTGGTCGGGGCTTATGGCGGTTTCCTGGTCGGCCAGCAGGCGACCCACCGGCTCCTCGCCCAGGGGGCGGGCTCGATCTTCTTCACCGGAGCGACGGCAAGCGTGAAGGGGTTCGCGGGCTCCGCCGGTTTTGCAATGCCCAAATTCGGCTTGCGCGGGCTGGCGCAGTCCATGGCGCGTGAATTGGCGCCGAAGAACATCCACGTCGCGCATTTCATCATCGATGGCGCCATTGGCTCAGCCGCGTCCGGGCAGGATTCCGAGCCGCAGGATCGCCGGCTGTCACCCGATGCGATCGCGCAGGCCTATCTCTCCATCCATCGCCAGCACCGCAGCGCCTGGACCTGGGAAATGGAACTCAGGCCCTGGGTTGAGACCTTCTGA
- a CDS encoding NAD(P)/FAD-dependent oxidoreductase, with protein MTTFPFTEATPIQFQAPLPKTSDVVIVGGGVIGVTAALFLARRNIPVTLLEKGRIAAEQSSRNWGWIRQQGRDADELPIVIEAQRLWRQLAEESGEDIGLTQTGVTYLARTDKEMAGFAKFLKIAEAHGVDTRLLDQGETARLIPTMSRSFKGAMTTPSDMRAEPWVAVPALARLAARQGVTIIENCAARMLDISAGRVSGVWTERGRIATSSVLVASGAWTSLFLRAHGVSIPQLSVRTTVVATAPMPEIYAGAAADEHIAFRRRKDGGYTLAAGGSHLLYVGPDAFRHAPKYLPALKENPFGTRYRPAAPRAYPDAWSTPRKWDADKESPFERMRVLNPVPEARALRAIDAGFRGLFPQFDAVPLKASWAGMIDAMPDVVPVVDRAAAVPGLAIATGMSGHGFGIGPGIGRILSDLIQGNETGHSLHRFRLSRFSDGSPIQLGPSL; from the coding sequence TTGACGACCTTCCCCTTCACCGAAGCCACTCCAATCCAGTTTCAGGCGCCGCTGCCGAAGACGTCGGATGTGGTGATTGTCGGCGGCGGCGTCATCGGCGTGACCGCGGCGCTGTTTCTGGCGCGGCGCAACATACCGGTGACTTTGCTGGAGAAGGGGCGCATCGCCGCCGAGCAGTCCTCGCGCAACTGGGGCTGGATACGCCAGCAGGGCCGCGACGCAGACGAACTGCCCATCGTCATCGAAGCGCAGCGTCTCTGGCGGCAACTGGCCGAGGAAAGCGGCGAAGACATAGGCTTGACACAGACGGGCGTTACCTATCTTGCGCGTACCGACAAGGAAATGGCCGGTTTCGCCAAATTCCTGAAGATAGCCGAAGCTCATGGCGTCGACACGCGTCTTCTCGACCAGGGTGAGACCGCGAGGCTGATCCCGACCATGTCACGCTCCTTCAAGGGCGCCATGACCACGCCGTCGGACATGCGTGCCGAGCCCTGGGTCGCTGTGCCGGCGCTTGCCCGCCTGGCCGCTCGCCAGGGTGTCACCATCATCGAGAACTGTGCCGCACGCATGCTCGATATCTCCGCCGGGCGCGTCAGCGGCGTCTGGACCGAACGAGGCCGCATCGCCACGTCGAGCGTGCTTGTCGCCAGCGGCGCGTGGACATCGCTATTCCTGCGCGCGCACGGAGTTTCGATCCCGCAGCTCAGTGTCCGAACGACCGTCGTGGCGACCGCGCCGATGCCGGAAATCTACGCGGGCGCCGCCGCGGACGAACACATCGCATTCCGGCGCAGAAAGGATGGCGGATACACGCTGGCGGCAGGAGGCAGCCATCTGCTCTATGTTGGGCCGGACGCTTTTCGCCACGCACCGAAATATCTGCCCGCCCTGAAGGAAAATCCGTTCGGCACGCGCTACCGGCCGGCGGCACCCCGTGCATATCCGGACGCCTGGTCGACCCCACGCAAATGGGATGCGGACAAGGAAAGCCCGTTCGAAAGGATGCGCGTTCTCAATCCTGTTCCCGAGGCCAGGGCCCTTCGCGCCATCGATGCCGGCTTCAGGGGACTTTTCCCGCAATTCGACGCGGTGCCGCTCAAGGCGAGCTGGGCCGGTATGATCGATGCGATGCCGGATGTCGTGCCTGTTGTCGACCGCGCGGCCGCGGTTCCGGGTCTCGCAATCGCGACAGGGATGAGCGGCCACGGCTTTGGCATAGGCCCTGGCATTGGCCGTATCCTGTCCGATTTGATCCAGGGCAACGAGACAGGACACAGCCTTCACAGGTTCCGTCTGTCCCGGTTCAGCGATGGCAGCCCGATCCAGTTGGGGCCGTCGCTCTAG
- the uxuA gene encoding mannonate dehydratase — protein sequence MEQCWRWYGPDDPVTLEHIKQAGATGVVSALHHIYDGRAWPEADVLERKRIIEAAGLTWSVVESIPVHNSFKIGAPERERYAGYYRDSIRALARAGIKTICYNFMPVVDWTRTDLMYRLPTTGYALRFDAIDFAAYDLFVLQRKNSAASYTPARIAEGEKRLKVLTPERIDQIERNLIAGLPATERSYNRDSFREALAEYDAIGPTELRDNLAWFLREIIPAAEDEGVRMCIHPDDPPFSLYGLPRVVSTAEDARFILNAVDSPANGLTFCTGSYGTRADNDIVAMIKEFAERIHFVHLRNITIEEDGSFYEAEHLEGGTDMAHVILALMQEETRRRGKGRADWQIPMRPDHGHLLADDIGKKKINPGYSLIGRLKGLAELRGIMRAVERFGLA from the coding sequence ATGGAACAGTGTTGGCGCTGGTATGGGCCGGATGATCCGGTGACGCTTGAGCACATCAAGCAGGCTGGCGCCACCGGCGTGGTTTCAGCACTTCACCACATCTACGATGGCAGGGCCTGGCCTGAAGCCGATGTGCTCGAGCGCAAGCGCATCATCGAGGCCGCCGGCCTGACATGGTCGGTTGTCGAGAGCATCCCGGTCCACAATTCCTTCAAGATCGGCGCACCCGAACGCGAGCGGTATGCCGGCTATTATCGTGACAGCATCCGCGCGCTCGCCAGGGCCGGCATCAAGACGATCTGCTACAATTTCATGCCGGTGGTGGACTGGACCCGCACCGACCTCATGTACCGTTTGCCGACGACGGGCTACGCGCTGCGCTTCGACGCCATCGACTTTGCCGCCTACGATCTTTTCGTGCTGCAGCGCAAGAATAGCGCCGCCAGCTATACGCCGGCGCGCATTGCCGAGGGCGAGAAGCGGCTGAAGGTGCTGACGCCAGAGCGGATCGACCAGATCGAGCGCAACCTCATCGCCGGCCTGCCGGCGACCGAGCGCAGCTATAATAGGGACAGTTTTCGCGAGGCCTTGGCTGAATATGATGCGATCGGACCGACGGAGTTGCGCGACAACCTTGCCTGGTTCCTGCGCGAGATCATTCCGGCGGCCGAAGACGAGGGGGTGCGCATGTGCATCCATCCCGACGATCCGCCATTCTCGCTCTATGGCCTGCCGCGTGTCGTTTCGACTGCTGAGGATGCGCGTTTCATTCTCAATGCCGTCGACAGCCCGGCCAATGGGCTGACCTTCTGCACCGGCTCCTACGGCACGCGTGCCGACAACGACATTGTCGCCATGATCAAGGAATTCGCCGAGCGCATCCATTTCGTGCATCTGCGCAACATCACCATCGAGGAGGACGGCTCGTTCTACGAGGCTGAGCATCTCGAGGGTGGCACCGACATGGCGCACGTCATTCTTGCGTTGATGCAGGAAGAGACGCGTCGTCGCGGGAAAGGCCGTGCCGATTGGCAAATCCCGATGCGGCCGGATCACGGCCATCTGCTCGCCGACGATATCGGCAAGAAGAAGATCAATCCCGGCTACTCGTTGATCGGGCGGCTCAAGGGTCTCGCCGAACTGCGCGGCATCATGCGCGCCGTGGAGCGGTTCGGGCTGGCGTGA
- a CDS encoding SDR family NAD(P)-dependent oxidoreductase — MKDFDGKVALVTGTTGIGLATARRLAAGGAAIIACGIDRAANAAMKAELESFGHAARILDVDVSVSDQVRDAIADGVERFGGLDVIVNSAAVHPYGTATTTDWETWNRAMTVNVGSIYLTAHFGIPQMVKRGGGAIVNVASVQGFACQRNVAAYATTKGAIHTLTRSLALDYAAAGIRVNSVSPGSIRTPILERAARGDNGSDADVEEAYRRFGAAHPLGRIGEPEEVAELIAFLCSSKAGFCTGADYKIDGGLTAGIGVK, encoded by the coding sequence ATGAAGGATTTCGACGGTAAGGTGGCATTGGTGACGGGGACGACCGGTATTGGCCTGGCAACCGCCAGACGCCTTGCGGCTGGAGGTGCCGCGATCATCGCCTGCGGCATCGACCGGGCCGCGAACGCGGCGATGAAGGCGGAACTGGAAAGCTTCGGGCACGCCGCGCGGATCCTGGACGTCGATGTCTCGGTTTCCGATCAGGTCCGCGACGCGATCGCGGACGGGGTCGAGCGATTTGGCGGCCTCGATGTCATCGTCAACTCAGCGGCTGTCCATCCCTACGGAACCGCGACGACGACCGACTGGGAAACCTGGAACCGGGCGATGACCGTCAATGTCGGATCGATCTATCTGACAGCGCATTTCGGCATCCCGCAGATGGTCAAGCGCGGCGGCGGCGCCATCGTTAATGTCGCCTCGGTACAGGGCTTCGCCTGCCAGCGGAACGTAGCCGCCTATGCCACGACGAAGGGCGCGATCCATACGCTGACGCGCTCGCTGGCGCTGGACTACGCCGCCGCCGGCATCCGGGTCAATTCGGTCAGCCCGGGCTCGATCCGCACCCCAATTCTCGAGCGAGCCGCACGCGGCGACAATGGCAGCGATGCCGATGTCGAAGAGGCCTACAGGCGCTTCGGCGCCGCCCATCCGCTAGGCCGGATCGGCGAGCCGGAGGAAGTGGCGGAACTCATCGCTTTCCTGTGCTCGTCGAAGGCAGGCTTCTGTACCGGCGCGGACTACAAGATCGATGGCGGCCTGACCGCCGGGATCGGCGTGAAGTAG
- a CDS encoding alpha-ketoglutarate-dependent dioxygenase AlkB: protein MSPLKSKATGLALQHDLFGDASDLPEGFAYQAGLITPREETELARYLEELPFQAFDFHGYLANRRVVGFGLRYDYDRREVVEAPPIPDFLLPLREKIAAFARRPAEAFAQVLINEYRPGAGIGWHRDKPHFEDVAGVSLLAPCGFRLRRKNGDGWDRRTILVEPRSAYLMTGSSRTEWEHSIPPLAEHRYSITLRTLRSQNS from the coding sequence ATGTCGCCGCTCAAATCGAAAGCCACCGGCCTCGCACTCCAGCACGATCTCTTTGGCGATGCCTCGGATCTGCCGGAGGGTTTCGCCTACCAGGCCGGATTGATCACGCCGCGGGAAGAGACAGAACTCGCCCGGTACCTGGAAGAACTGCCCTTCCAGGCGTTTGATTTCCACGGCTATCTGGCAAACCGGCGCGTCGTCGGGTTCGGCTTGCGCTACGATTATGACCGGCGCGAAGTCGTCGAGGCGCCGCCGATCCCCGACTTCCTGTTGCCTTTGCGCGAGAAGATCGCGGCCTTTGCGCGCCGGCCTGCCGAGGCCTTCGCGCAGGTGCTGATCAATGAATACCGGCCTGGTGCCGGCATCGGCTGGCATCGCGACAAGCCGCATTTCGAAGATGTCGCTGGCGTCTCGCTGCTTGCGCCTTGCGGCTTCCGGCTTCGGCGAAAGAACGGTGACGGATGGGACCGCCGGACCATCCTGGTCGAGCCAAGGTCGGCCTATCTCATGACGGGGTCTTCGCGCACCGAATGGGAGCACAGCATCCCGCCGCTCGCCGAGCACCGCTATTCGATCACCTTGCGGACATTGCGTTCCCAAAACAGCTGA
- a CDS encoding KTSC domain-containing protein has product MIQNTQYDPATRVLSVWFVPTGYRYDYMGVPLATYTAFRKSSSKGRFFNEYIRDNYTYRRVA; this is encoded by the coding sequence GTGATCCAAAACACACAATACGATCCCGCGACCAGGGTCCTCTCCGTCTGGTTCGTGCCGACCGGCTATCGTTACGACTACATGGGCGTTCCTCTCGCGACCTATACCGCTTTCAGGAAGTCCTCCTCGAAGGGCCGCTTCTTCAACGAATACATCCGGGATAATTATACGTATCGTCGCGTGGCATGA
- a CDS encoding DUF763 domain-containing protein produces the protein MAQRSGSADLPLHGGRVPKWLGDRMTRLGAVMCEAIIHHYGRNELLRRLAHPFWFQSFGAVMGMDWHSSGITTSVVGALKRGLTPLSGELGIHVCGGRGVHSRKTPHELAAIGERIGFDGARLATVSRLVAKVDSAAVQDGFDLYLHGFIVTDDGDWVVVQQGMNGDSKVARRYHWLSEGLKNFVDQPHAAIEGANQGEIVNLTDRRAEASRQGQLDLLQDLGPDRILREFAALDSGTAAAPEQPLLPHLVMPAHHDVRESDVVMRRLHGNMAAAAERGPADFSELLLVPGVGARTVRALALVAEVVHGAPCRFSDPGRFSLAHGGKDRHPFPVPLKVYDETIGVLKSAVQKAKLGREEEIGALRRLDDQSRQVERYVTGPSLKEIVAGEFDQSHLLGGRSVFGWEPAPDNAPAERDKKGMTGK, from the coding sequence GTGGCGCAACGATCGGGCAGTGCTGATCTTCCACTTCATGGCGGACGTGTGCCGAAATGGCTGGGCGACCGCATGACGCGTCTTGGCGCCGTGATGTGCGAGGCGATCATCCATCACTATGGCCGCAACGAATTGCTGCGGCGGCTGGCGCATCCGTTCTGGTTCCAGTCCTTCGGCGCCGTCATGGGCATGGACTGGCACTCGTCCGGCATCACGACCAGCGTTGTCGGCGCCTTGAAACGCGGCCTCACGCCGCTGTCTGGCGAACTCGGCATCCACGTCTGCGGCGGCCGTGGCGTGCATTCGCGCAAGACCCCGCACGAGCTTGCCGCCATTGGCGAGCGCATCGGCTTCGACGGCGCGCGCCTGGCCACCGTCAGCCGGCTTGTCGCCAAGGTGGACAGCGCCGCGGTCCAGGATGGTTTCGATCTCTATCTGCACGGCTTCATCGTCACCGATGACGGCGACTGGGTGGTGGTGCAGCAAGGCATGAACGGCGACAGCAAGGTGGCACGACGCTACCATTGGCTATCGGAAGGCTTGAAGAATTTTGTCGATCAGCCTCACGCCGCCATCGAGGGCGCCAACCAGGGCGAAATCGTCAACCTGACCGACCGCCGTGCCGAGGCCTCGCGCCAAGGCCAACTGGACCTGCTGCAGGACCTCGGGCCGGACCGTATCTTGCGGGAGTTCGCTGCGCTGGATTCCGGCACCGCAGCGGCTCCGGAGCAGCCGCTGCTGCCGCATCTGGTCATGCCGGCTCACCATGATGTTCGCGAAAGCGATGTCGTCATGCGCCGCCTGCATGGAAACATGGCGGCGGCGGCCGAACGCGGCCCGGCGGATTTTTCCGAGCTTCTGCTGGTGCCCGGTGTGGGCGCGCGTACGGTGCGCGCATTGGCGCTCGTGGCCGAGGTGGTGCATGGCGCGCCGTGCCGTTTTTCCGATCCCGGCCGTTTCTCGCTCGCGCATGGCGGCAAGGACAGGCACCCGTTTCCTGTTCCTCTCAAGGTCTATGACGAGACGATCGGTGTGCTGAAGTCGGCCGTGCAGAAGGCCAAGCTTGGTCGCGAAGAGGAAATCGGCGCTCTGAGGCGGCTCGACGATCAGTCGCGGCAGGTCGAGCGGTATGTCACCGGCCCCAGCCTGAAGGAGATTGTCGCCGGCGAATTCGACCAGTCGCATCTGCTTGGCGGCCGCAGTGTCTTTGGCTGGGAGCCGGCGCCGGATAATGCGCCCGCCGAGCGGGACAAGAAGGGCATGACAGGGAAGTAG
- a CDS encoding response regulator transcription factor — MKADRSLFIVEDDATFAKTLKRSFEKRDYDVMVCHGREDLARALETAVPAYAVVDLKLGAGGSGLECVKLLSARDASMRIVVLTGFASIATAVEAIKLGACHYLAKPANTDDIEAAFGRAEGDVSVSLSSRPTSIKNLEWERIHETLVETGFNISETARRLGLHRRTLARKLEKRVVR; from the coding sequence ATGAAGGCTGATCGATCCCTGTTTATCGTCGAGGACGACGCGACCTTCGCGAAAACGCTGAAGCGCTCCTTCGAAAAGCGCGACTACGACGTGATGGTCTGCCATGGCAGGGAAGACCTGGCTCGGGCCCTCGAAACGGCTGTTCCAGCCTACGCCGTTGTCGATCTCAAGCTTGGGGCCGGCGGCTCCGGGCTGGAATGCGTCAAGCTCCTGAGCGCCCGTGATGCTTCGATGAGGATCGTCGTGCTGACCGGCTTCGCCAGCATCGCCACCGCGGTCGAGGCGATCAAGCTTGGCGCATGCCATTACCTGGCGAAGCCCGCCAACACCGATGACATCGAAGCCGCCTTCGGCCGGGCCGAAGGCGACGTTTCGGTTTCGCTGAGCAGTCGTCCCACCTCGATCAAGAACCTCGAATGGGAGCGCATCCACGAAACGCTCGTCGAGACCGGTTTCAACATCTCCGAAACGGCGCGCCGGCTTGGCCTGCACCGGCGCACTTTGGCCCGCAAGCTCGAGAAACGCGTGGTGAGATAG
- a CDS encoding ATP-binding protein, translating to MSIPTQALRNDKSFAAASPVGKGGAVANPDAANRKNLFLLIQLRWLAVAGQVLTILVTEYWFAIPLPLPEMAGVVLFLIGLNIFSLLGLRGRRPISNAQLFVALIFDMAALTTQLYLSGGASNPFVSLYLLQITLGAALLTPWSTWILVVAASACFVFLIFQFQPIAIPHHGGSDLLALHIRGMFICFVLAAGLIVIFMTRINRNLRERDAYLADLRQRSAEEDHIVRMGLLASGAAHELGTPLSTISVILSDWRQMRSVTRNRELAGDMAEMQAQIERCKSIVSGILMSSGQARGEGTIRTSIRHFLDDLVQEWRVSRQPLNLDYRNDFEPDEKIVSDTALKQVIFNVFDNAQEASQDWVGVTAERQGEKLVIAVRDRGPGFDEGILAALGQPYMSSKGRPGGGLGLFLVVNVVRKLGGDFSARNMEQGACVTLSLPLAALTDGDDHEG from the coding sequence ATGAGCATCCCGACACAAGCACTTCGCAACGACAAGTCCTTCGCGGCGGCGTCCCCTGTCGGCAAGGGTGGCGCGGTCGCCAATCCCGACGCGGCGAACAGGAAGAATCTTTTCCTGCTCATCCAGCTGCGCTGGTTGGCGGTGGCGGGCCAGGTGCTCACCATTTTGGTGACGGAATACTGGTTCGCCATCCCGCTGCCGTTGCCGGAGATGGCCGGCGTCGTGCTTTTCCTGATCGGGCTGAACATCTTCAGCCTCCTTGGCTTGCGCGGCCGGCGGCCGATCAGCAACGCGCAGCTGTTCGTCGCGCTGATCTTCGACATGGCGGCATTGACGACCCAGCTTTATCTGAGCGGCGGTGCCTCGAATCCCTTCGTATCGCTCTACCTGCTGCAGATCACCCTCGGCGCCGCGTTGCTGACACCGTGGTCCACCTGGATCCTGGTGGTGGCCGCCTCCGCCTGCTTCGTCTTCCTCATCTTCCAGTTCCAGCCGATCGCGATCCCGCATCACGGCGGCAGCGACCTGTTGGCCCTGCATATACGCGGCATGTTCATCTGCTTCGTGCTGGCGGCGGGACTGATCGTGATCTTCATGACGCGCATCAACCGCAATTTGCGTGAGCGCGATGCCTATCTCGCCGATCTGCGCCAGCGCTCGGCCGAGGAGGACCACATCGTGCGCATGGGCTTGCTGGCCTCGGGTGCCGCGCATGAACTGGGCACGCCGCTTTCGACCATCTCCGTCATCCTGTCCGACTGGCGCCAGATGCGGAGCGTCACCCGCAACCGCGAGCTGGCTGGCGACATGGCCGAAATGCAGGCGCAGATCGAGCGCTGCAAAAGCATCGTGTCGGGCATCCTCATGTCTTCGGGGCAGGCCCGGGGCGAGGGCACGATCCGCACCAGCATCCGTCATTTCCTCGACGATCTTGTCCAGGAATGGCGTGTCAGCCGCCAGCCGCTCAATCTGGATTACAGGAACGATTTCGAACCCGACGAGAAGATCGTGTCCGACACGGCGCTGAAGCAGGTCATCTTCAACGTGTTCGACAACGCCCAGGAGGCATCGCAGGATTGGGTCGGCGTCACCGCCGAGCGGCAGGGCGAGAAACTGGTGATTGCCGTGCGCGACCGCGGGCCCGGTTTCGATGAGGGTATTCTGGCCGCGCTCGGCCAGCCCTATATGTCGAGCAAGGGACGGCCCGGCGGCGGCCTCGGTCTTTTCCTGGTGGTGAATGTTGTTCGAAAGCTGGGAGGCGACTTTTCGGCGCGCAACATGGAGCAGGGGGCTTGTGTCACCCTTTCGCTGCCGCTTGCGGCGCTGACCGATGGAGATGATCATGAAGGCTGA
- a CDS encoding SURF1 family protein: protein MSPPPGAGRTTIEARDGQAGIRLRTAPRKDAGRSPASRLFLLLLGILGVLVFVGLGIWQLERRVWKLDLIARVDQRIHAPVVDAPGPVGWNGLTAVGSEYSHVRLAGRFLGGASTLVQAVTELGGGYWVLTPMRTDRGFVVLVNRGFVPVERKAEFERESGDGFTAPVVIDGLLRISEPGGGFLRKNDVADNRWYSRDVAAIATARGLTDVAPYFVDVGASGTDGWPRGGLTVVNFRNSHLVYALTWFTLAAMLAAALAAPIFGRRRRQGPAR from the coding sequence ATGAGCCCGCCGCCGGGCGCGGGGAGGACCACTATCGAGGCACGGGACGGCCAAGCTGGCATCCGTCTGCGCACCGCGCCCCGCAAGGACGCGGGCAGATCGCCCGCGTCGCGTCTTTTCCTCCTGCTGCTCGGGATCCTCGGTGTGCTGGTGTTTGTCGGGCTTGGCATTTGGCAGCTGGAAAGGCGCGTCTGGAAACTCGATCTGATCGCCCGCGTCGATCAACGTATCCATGCTCCCGTCGTCGATGCGCCTGGCCCAGTCGGTTGGAACGGCTTGACCGCGGTCGGGTCCGAATACAGCCATGTGCGACTGGCCGGACGCTTTCTGGGCGGCGCCAGCACGCTGGTGCAGGCGGTGACGGAGCTTGGCGGCGGATACTGGGTGCTGACGCCGATGCGAACCGACCGCGGCTTCGTCGTGCTGGTCAACCGCGGTTTCGTGCCCGTGGAGCGCAAGGCCGAGTTCGAGCGGGAGAGCGGTGATGGCTTCACCGCGCCGGTCGTCATTGACGGGCTGTTGCGCATAAGCGAGCCCGGCGGCGGCTTCCTGCGCAAGAACGACGTCGCGGACAATCGCTGGTACTCGCGGGACGTTGCCGCCATCGCGACCGCGCGCGGCCTGACTGACGTCGCGCCCTATTTTGTCGATGTGGGAGCGTCCGGCACGGATGGCTGGCCGCGCGGCGGTTTGACCGTCGTGAATTTCCGCAACAGCCATTTGGTCTATGCTTTGACCTGGTTCACGCTCGCTGCGATGCTCGCGGCAGCCTTGGCCGCGCCGATATTCGGACGCCGCCGGCGGCAAGGACCGGCAAGATGA
- the cyoD gene encoding cytochrome o ubiquinol oxidase subunit IV — protein sequence MNAHDHAADHGHAHGGAAHGTLKTYLTGFVLSVILTAIPFWLVMTGAIDNKQATAIVVMAFAAVQIVVHMVFFLHMNTASEGGWSMLALIFTLILVVIVLTGSLWVMYHLNANMMPGLHDMREMP from the coding sequence ATGAACGCTCACGATCACGCCGCCGATCACGGCCACGCGCATGGCGGCGCCGCGCACGGAACGCTGAAAACCTACCTGACCGGTTTCGTCCTGTCGGTGATCCTCACCGCCATCCCGTTCTGGCTGGTCATGACCGGCGCCATCGATAACAAGCAGGCCACGGCCATCGTCGTCATGGCTTTCGCGGCGGTGCAGATCGTGGTCCACATGGTCTTCTTCCTGCATATGAACACCGCCTCGGAAGGCGGATGGTCGATGCTGGCGCTGATCTTCACGCTGATCCTGGTCGTCATCGTACTGACAGGCTCGCTCTGGGTGATGTACCACCTCAACGCCAACATGATGCCGGGGCTTCACGACATGCGCGAGATGCCATGA
- the cyoC gene encoding cytochrome o ubiquinol oxidase subunit III: protein MLSRTITAGTESVFHLEEEHAHAEGSSTMLGFWLYLMSDCLVFAMLFAAYGVLGGNYAAGPAPKDLFDLDLVAVNTAMLLFSSITYGFAMLTMDKGRVAATQAWLAVTGLFGLAFLSIELYEFAHMIHEGATPQRSAFLSSFFTLVGTHGLHVTFGTIWLVTLMVQVARFGLIEANRRRLTCLSMFWHFLDVVWIGVFTFVYLMGMLR, encoded by the coding sequence ATGCTATCGAGGACAATCACGGCCGGCACCGAATCGGTCTTTCATCTGGAAGAAGAGCATGCGCATGCCGAAGGCAGCAGCACCATGCTTGGCTTCTGGCTGTACCTGATGAGCGACTGCCTCGTCTTCGCGATGCTGTTCGCCGCCTATGGCGTGCTCGGCGGCAACTACGCGGCCGGTCCCGCGCCCAAGGACCTGTTCGATCTCGATCTGGTGGCGGTCAACACCGCCATGCTGCTCTTCTCCTCGATCACCTATGGCTTTGCCATGCTGACCATGGACAAGGGTCGCGTGGCCGCGACACAGGCCTGGCTCGCCGTCACCGGCCTGTTCGGCCTGGCCTTCCTGTCGATCGAGCTCTACGAATTCGCCCACATGATCCATGAGGGTGCCACGCCGCAGCGCAGCGCCTTCCTGTCGTCCTTCTTCACCCTGGTGGGAACGCACGGCCTGCATGTCACCTTCGGCACGATCTGGCTGGTGACGCTGATGGTACAGGTCGCGAGATTTGGCCTCATCGAGGCGAACCGCCGCCGCCTGACGTGCCTCTCGATGTTCTGGCACTTCCTCGACGTCGTCTGGATCGGCGTCTTCACCTTCGTCTATCTGATGGGGATGTTGCGATGA